TGCTTTCCGATAACAGGGAATTTTATTTTTTCAACAAAAATGTTTCTTAAGATAGTAGTATAGGCAGTGGATACTAACTTTATTAATGAACAAACATGAGATTACTATATAGATAGTGTCTCATAACCAGCTACTACGCATCTTTGCAGTACACTGAAAATTTTATTTAACAGGAATCTCCTTATGGAGCCAGGATTAAGGTTACTAACTCAATTGGTGATAGAGTTCACACCTGTGATTGTCACCCTCATCCAAAAGCGAACTCTAGAAAGTCTCAATACCAGTAATTCTCAATTTCCTCAAGTAATTAAAGAATTCATCCAAACTGTAAATTTACCTCTAGAAAGAGATGGTGCGATTACAGAATTTGAGCAACAAAAAACTCTGCAACAAGAATTGGCTATTTACCAACGTGCGACACAGTTAAAAATAGCAACGCAATCACGGGAAACTTCGCTAAAATTGCCAGAAATTTGCCAAATTTTTGATAATTGGCCTTTAAGACTGTATCCTTCACAAATTTTAGATTCTGGGACTAATTCTCAACGTAAACCTCTGAAAATTTTTCTGGCTCCTCCTCAAATTAAGTTTGACCAATTTGACGATAAAAATCAGGAAAATTCGGATATTGAGCTAAGTTTGGCGGAAGGTTTACGAGAGTTTCTTCATAAGCATTACTCTCTCCACAGTCCCATTCGCTCCACAGAACTTTTAGCCGGAGCTTGGGATAGTAAACGGTTTCATAGTGAATCTAGTATTAAAGCTTTGTTTGGAATGTTAAAAACAGAGCCGATTTTGATTTTAGAATCAGAGCATGATGGGGATTATTTAAATTTCAGAATTGGTTATTGGGGTTTAGGTCAGGAAACCTATTATTATAAAACAATTTTTCGTTTACCTTATCGTGAGATTCTCTACGAATCTGCTAAAAATCGAGCTTTAGAATGGAAGAAAGTTAGAGATAAACTAATATTAATGGGGGAAGATATCGCAGAAATAAATGATTTAGGCAAAGATAATGTTTTTAATTTAGAAATTTTAGAAAAGGCGGAAAAATGGCAAGATAAAGGTATTGATATTAGTCAATTATCTTTAAAATATCGAGTTAATTATCAGGATTTGCAGAAACTTTGTCAAGTGTTAATTAACTGTCATTGTTTAGTTGCTGCTTGGGTTGCGGATGCTTATCACTTGGTTGACTATGATGTGCCGCCCTTATTACCAGAGGTGCTGCCTAGTTTACTTCAAGATACTTTTAACTTACAATCTGTACAGGAACTTTTGCGGGTATACGCTACGGGTTATCAAGAAGTTTACGAAGCTTTAGAAAATGAGCGCCGTTACTGGGTTCCTGAATTGGCTTTGCAATTAGCTCAAAGTTTATCTCATTTACCTGACCCTTCTTGGGCGCAGTCTCAAGTTGATTACTCTATTAACACATGGTTGGAATTACGTCAAGTATCCCGACAGGATTTTATGAATCCTTTCGAGGCGATGCAATCAGCTATTAAGGTAGAAGATAAAGCATATCTGGAAAAGTTAAAGGAGTATTTTACAGCAGTAGGCGATAGTGAAAGGATTGCGGATGTAGATCAGCTTTTAGATGCGATCGCTGCACAACGTTCTGCCGAAATCGCACAACTCCAACACCAACTTACTTTAGCATCTCCCTCTGCCAATTATACCCTAACGGCACATTCGGGTAAAGTGACATCTGTGGCTATTAGTTCCGATGGCGAAGTTTTAGTTAGTGGGTGTGCAGAAAAAACTATCAATATCTGGAACCTTCAGACTGGGAAACAAATTCGCACCCTCACGGGTAATGAAGGAGAAGTTTCATCTGTCGCAATTAGTCGCGATAGTAAATTCCTAGCTGTTGGTAGTTGTGAACATCCCAAAAGTAATGTCAAAGTCTGGAACTTAAAAACGGGTAGACTACTGCATACACTCCTCGGACATCAAAAACCAGTCAATGTAGTTGCAATGAGCCATGATGGGCAAATTCTCGCCAGTGGGAGCCATAAAATTAAAATTTGGAATCTGCATACAGGCGATGGGCAAAGCCGCGCCGGAGGCGAACGCATTTGTACACTTTGGCATTCCTTTGCTGTTCACGCTGTAGCTATTAGCCGCGATGGTAAAATCCTCGCCAGTGGTAGTGCTGATAGTAAAATCAGACTATGGAACCCACGCACAGGTGATCCTTTACGCACCCTCATCGGTCACTCAGATGAGGTAAAATCATTAGCCATGAGTCCTGATGGACAACTTATTTTTAGTGCTAGTGCAGACAAAACTATCAAAATTTGGCAACTTTCTACAGGTGAACTTCTGCACACATTAAGTAGTCATGCAGATGAAGTGAAATCATTAGCAATTAGTCCTGATGGCAAAACCCTCTTCAGTAGTAGTGCGGACAAAACTATCAAAATTTGGCAACTTTCTACAGGTGAAGTATTGCAAACCCTGACAGGACATTCAGGAACTGTAAATGCTATTTCTTTAAGTCCAGATGGTAAATTACTCGCTAGTGGTAGCGCTGATAAAACTATCAAAATTTGGCAAATAGCTGATGATTAAAGGCGGAACCTCACCCTTGCTTTACCCTGTGGGTAAATCTTTCCCTCTCCTTACTAAGGAGAGGGACAGGTTTTGCGTAGCAGAACCAGGGTGAGGTTCAATGATTGATATTAAAGGCGGAACCTCACCCTTGCTTTACCCTGTGGGTAAATCTTTCCCTCTCCTTACTAAGGAGAGGGACAGGTTTTGCGTAGCAGAACCAGGGTGAGGTTCAATGATTGATAATTAAAGGCGGAACCTCACTCTTGCTTTACCCTGTGGGTAAATTTTTCCCTCTCCTTACCAAGGAGAGGGACAGGTTTTGCGTAGCAGAACCAGGGTGAGGTTCAGTCAATCTTTCCGTTCTGAATAATCATCAGAAGACATGGGATCTAATTCCCAGCGAGAATCATCACGCCGTTCTAAAATATCGTTGGTGTGAAGAAAAGCCTTGTCATTCATGGGTAAACCTACAGCCTCTCCTATTTCGTCAGTCACATTTTGATCAGGAGTCGGAGCAGTACCACCCACAGCTTCATCTCCTACAGTGTCCTCTTGTTGCCAATAAGCATCAACATCACCACCAGTAATTTCGGGACTGGTATGGGTATATTCCCGTCTTCTTTGTCTGAGAGTACGCCCACCAATATTGTACCCCGGCATATCCTTAACACCAGTACCGTAGGATTCGGTAATTTCTGGCGCTAAATCATCAGGATTAATTTCTTCACTATGATGATTTTTTACCATAAAAAATATTAATTTTATCTACCTATTCATCATAATGTTGCCACATCAAAACTCTGTCTCACCAAAGATGTATTACTTTAGTGATAAAAAAATATATCCCCTGAGAACGAAGATAAAATAATTGTTAGCTCATAACCTAGTAAGTGAGTATAAATTCAAAGTCAAGCCACTTGTAGTAGTTGAATCTATTATAGTTATGAGTTAGGAGTCATCAAGCCACAGAAATCTTCAATTAGTAACTTCTGATCATAACTATTTTTTAAACTCAAAATTTAATTACTGCTTTTTGGCAATTGTTAGATTAGCGGAGGTCGAAAATGGACTATAACGAATTTATTACACACGTACAAAGCCTAGCCCAATCAAATTCGCGTGAAGAAGCAGAACGTGCTACCAGTGCTACTTTAGAAACTCTCAAAGAGCGTGTCCCTGGCGATGAAGCCAAGGAAATAGCAGGAGAATTACCACAAGAACTAGGACAATGTTTGCAAGGACGAGAGGGAGAAGGTAGTGAATCTTTCAACCTGCAAGAATTTATTAAACGTGTTAGTCAAAGAGAAAATATAGAACCCACAACCACCGCCATTCATGTCCGGGCTGTATTTGCAGTCTTACAAAATGCCATTAATCCTGAGAAATTTGCCAAGTTTCATCATCATTTTTCTCATGATTACGAAGAACTCTTCGCCACATCCCCAACGGGTGAAGTTCCAGCAATGTAAGCCGCAATTAAATCAGTGAACAGTGAACAGTTATCATGCCAATATAGAACCAATTATGTTTGATAACTGATAACTGATAACTGATAACTGTATTTCTAGGGAAAATTCAT
The window above is part of the Nodularia spumigena CCY9414 genome. Proteins encoded here:
- a CDS encoding DUF6335 family protein — protein: MVKNHHSEEINPDDLAPEITESYGTGVKDMPGYNIGGRTLRQRRREYTHTSPEITGGDVDAYWQQEDTVGDEAVGGTAPTPDQNVTDEIGEAVGLPMNDKAFLHTNDILERRDDSRWELDPMSSDDYSERKD
- a CDS encoding WD40 repeat domain-containing protein, translating into MEPGLRLLTQLVIEFTPVIVTLIQKRTLESLNTSNSQFPQVIKEFIQTVNLPLERDGAITEFEQQKTLQQELAIYQRATQLKIATQSRETSLKLPEICQIFDNWPLRLYPSQILDSGTNSQRKPLKIFLAPPQIKFDQFDDKNQENSDIELSLAEGLREFLHKHYSLHSPIRSTELLAGAWDSKRFHSESSIKALFGMLKTEPILILESEHDGDYLNFRIGYWGLGQETYYYKTIFRLPYREILYESAKNRALEWKKVRDKLILMGEDIAEINDLGKDNVFNLEILEKAEKWQDKGIDISQLSLKYRVNYQDLQKLCQVLINCHCLVAAWVADAYHLVDYDVPPLLPEVLPSLLQDTFNLQSVQELLRVYATGYQEVYEALENERRYWVPELALQLAQSLSHLPDPSWAQSQVDYSINTWLELRQVSRQDFMNPFEAMQSAIKVEDKAYLEKLKEYFTAVGDSERIADVDQLLDAIAAQRSAEIAQLQHQLTLASPSANYTLTAHSGKVTSVAISSDGEVLVSGCAEKTINIWNLQTGKQIRTLTGNEGEVSSVAISRDSKFLAVGSCEHPKSNVKVWNLKTGRLLHTLLGHQKPVNVVAMSHDGQILASGSHKIKIWNLHTGDGQSRAGGERICTLWHSFAVHAVAISRDGKILASGSADSKIRLWNPRTGDPLRTLIGHSDEVKSLAMSPDGQLIFSASADKTIKIWQLSTGELLHTLSSHADEVKSLAISPDGKTLFSSSADKTIKIWQLSTGEVLQTLTGHSGTVNAISLSPDGKLLASGSADKTIKIWQIADD
- a CDS encoding DUF2267 domain-containing protein, whose product is MDYNEFITHVQSLAQSNSREEAERATSATLETLKERVPGDEAKEIAGELPQELGQCLQGREGEGSESFNLQEFIKRVSQRENIEPTTTAIHVRAVFAVLQNAINPEKFAKFHHHFSHDYEELFATSPTGEVPAM